One window of Methanogenium organophilum genomic DNA carries:
- the dnaK gene encoding molecular chaperone DnaK — MASEKILGIDLGTTNSCMSIMEGGKSTVIPNAEGGRTTPSVVAFSKDGERLVGSVAKRQAITNPERTIISIKRDMGSTRKVKIDDKEYTPQEISAMILQKLKADAEGYLGEKITKAVITVPAYFNDAQRQATKDAGKIAGLEVMRIINEPTASALAYGVDKEEEATVLVYDLGGGTFDVSVMTLGDGVFEVQATAGDNHLGGDDFDQCVINYLVDEFKKQEGIDLTKDPMAMQRLRDAAENAKKELSTVQKTNINLPYITTDASGPKFLDIDLTRAKFEQLIGSLVEKTLGPVRQALDDSGIKASEIDHVLLVGGSTRVPMVQEKIKEILKKDADKGINPDECVALGAAIQGGVLTGEAKDVVLLDVTPLTLSIETMGGIATKLIERNTTIPTRKSQIFTTAADNQTSVEIHVVQGERALAKDNFTLGKFQLTGIPPAPRGIPQIEVSFDIDANGIINVSAKDLGSGNEQAITISGDKHLSDEEIEEMVNKSKEFEEEDRKKREEIEIRNNADTAVFSSEKLLKDSADKITEDEKKSIEEAAEKVKAALEGDDSETIKTETEALTEAVYAVTVRLYQEAAAEAQAAGETGEPQASAQDDDTVVDADYEVQDEKKE, encoded by the coding sequence AGGCAATCACCAACCCGGAACGCACCATCATATCAATCAAGCGGGACATGGGCTCCACCCGCAAAGTGAAGATCGACGATAAAGAGTACACGCCACAGGAAATTTCAGCAATGATCCTTCAGAAACTGAAGGCTGATGCTGAAGGATACCTGGGAGAGAAAATTACCAAAGCAGTCATCACTGTCCCTGCATACTTCAATGATGCACAGCGTCAGGCCACCAAAGACGCAGGAAAAATTGCGGGTCTTGAAGTGATGCGTATCATCAATGAACCAACCGCAAGTGCTCTTGCATATGGCGTTGACAAAGAAGAAGAAGCAACTGTCCTTGTCTATGACCTTGGCGGCGGTACATTCGATGTTTCTGTGATGACTCTTGGTGACGGTGTCTTTGAAGTACAGGCTACCGCAGGAGATAACCATCTTGGTGGTGACGACTTTGATCAGTGTGTCATCAACTACCTTGTCGATGAATTTAAGAAACAGGAAGGTATTGACCTGACAAAGGACCCGATGGCTATGCAGCGTCTCCGCGATGCAGCAGAAAACGCCAAAAAAGAGCTTTCGACAGTCCAGAAGACCAATATCAATCTGCCATACATCACGACAGATGCATCCGGACCAAAATTCCTTGACATCGACCTCACCCGTGCAAAGTTCGAACAGTTGATCGGCTCTCTTGTAGAGAAGACTCTTGGCCCAGTCAGACAGGCACTTGACGATTCCGGTATTAAGGCAAGCGAAATCGATCACGTCCTCCTCGTAGGCGGATCCACCCGTGTGCCAATGGTACAGGAAAAGATCAAAGAGATCCTGAAAAAGGATGCAGACAAGGGAATCAATCCGGATGAATGTGTTGCACTCGGTGCTGCAATTCAGGGTGGTGTCCTGACCGGTGAAGCAAAGGATGTTGTGCTGCTTGATGTCACACCGCTTACCCTTTCCATTGAGACCATGGGCGGAATCGCCACAAAACTCATCGAACGAAACACCACCATCCCGACACGAAAGAGCCAGATCTTTACCACTGCAGCAGACAATCAGACCAGTGTCGAAATTCATGTTGTGCAGGGTGAACGTGCACTTGCGAAAGACAACTTTACCCTTGGGAAATTCCAGCTGACCGGCATTCCACCCGCACCCCGTGGCATCCCGCAAATTGAGGTCTCATTCGATATCGATGCAAATGGTATCATCAATGTGTCCGCAAAAGACCTGGGAAGCGGAAACGAACAGGCCATCACCATATCCGGTGACAAGCATCTCTCGGACGAAGAAATAGAGGAAATGGTCAACAAATCCAAAGAGTTTGAAGAAGAGGACAGGAAGAAACGCGAAGAAATTGAGATTCGCAATAATGCAGATACTGCTGTCTTCTCCTCCGAGAAACTGCTGAAGGATTCTGCAGACAAGATCACCGAGGATGAGAAGAAATCCATTGAAGAAGCTGCAGAGAAGGTAAAAGCGGCGCTTGAAGGTGATGACTCCGAGACTATCAAGACAGAAACAGAGGCACTCACGGAAGCGGTATATGCAGTTACTGTCCGGCTGTATCAGGAAGCTGCTGCTGAAGCACAGGCTGCAGGCGAAACCGGCGAACCACAGGCATCGGCACAGGACGACGATACCGTTGTCGATGCGGACTATGAAGTACAGGATGAAAAGAAAGAGTGA